One bacterium DNA segment encodes these proteins:
- a CDS encoding gfo/Idh/MocA family oxidoreductase — MRRLRGATKIRRSAREVKVKVGVVGCGHLGALHARIYGELPGVELVGVHDSDPAAAARCAERLGCRVWPTLGALAEAAEALSVCAPTPAHRAVALPALAAG, encoded by the coding sequence TTGCGGCGGCTGCGCGGGGCGACTAAGATCCGCCGGTCGGCAAGGGAGGTCAAGGTGAAAGTCGGCGTGGTGGGCTGCGGCCATCTGGGCGCGCTGCACGCGCGCATCTACGGCGAGCTGCCGGGCGTCGAGCTGGTCGGCGTGCACGACAGCGACCCGGCGGCAGCGGCCCGCTGCGCGGAGCGCCTGGGCTGCCGGGTCTGGCCGACGCTGGGGGCGCTGGCCGAGGCCGCCGAGGCGCTCAGCGTCTGCGCGCCGACCCCGGCGCACCGCGCGGTCGCGCTGCCCGCCCTGGCGGCCGGT